The proteins below come from a single Portunus trituberculatus isolate SZX2019 chromosome 2, ASM1759143v1, whole genome shotgun sequence genomic window:
- the LOC123502860 gene encoding uncharacterized protein LOC123502860 has protein sequence MNIITTITTTIIIITTTITTTTTIRVDNKRGFRLCNTPQHAELNSVDVRECRRWPCLARAGRRGSYKVTFTPYTDSPIGRVSSDIYAWVELPYGGQTPIRVSVPGETNQPVCPHLSPPCPLPPATPATLNKALTIPLQARMAVGNRVVVEFRVTDGQGRVMVCFHAPVIVA, from the exons atgaatataataacaacaataacaacaacaataataataataacaacaacaataacaacaacaacaacaatacgagTAGACAACAAGAGAGGATTTCGTTTATGTA ACACCCCACAGCACGCCGAACTGAACAGCGTGGACGTGCGGGAGTGTAGGCGCTGGCCGTGTCTCGCTAGGGCAGGGCGTCGCGGATCCTACAAAGTCACATTTACGCCCTATACAG ACTCACCAATCGGGCGTGTGAGTAGCGACATCTACGCGTGGGTCGAGCTTCCCTATGGCGGCCAAACACCTATCAGAGTGTCCGTGCCAGGGGAAACCAACCAGCCTGTCTGCCCACACCTCTCCCCGCCCTGTCCCCTGCCGCCAGCCACCCCTGCCACGCTCAACAAGGCTCTCACCATCCCACTGCAGGCTAGAAtg gcggtTGGCAACAGGGTAGTGGTGGAGTTTAGAGTGACAGACGGGCAGGGGCGTGTCATGGTCTGCTTCCACGCCCCTGTCATTGTGGCCTGA
- the LOC123501469 gene encoding trypsin alpha-3-like gives MHTGVEGRIVGGRVARRGSWAWVVGLRAVWGGPIRCGGVLITHRHVLTAAHCLPTPTLLPWVLRVVVGAHTHEEGSEIGITFISVHPNFGKSAKYDSDLAVLSLSSDISLDSNVKFPCVALFTPPVGSQGVVLGWGRTSYYSLLSRALRQATIHVLSRERCQDYGKNFTNTMLCAGETERDACLGDSGGPLVVDAGGVWVVVGVVSYGRGCGNAKFPGAYTNVSLFKRWIESVLF, from the exons ATGCACACTGGC GTGGAGGGGCGTATAGTGGGCGGCAGAGTAGCAAGGCGTGGATCATGGGCGTGGGTTGTTGGGCTGCGAGCTGTGTGGGGCGGCCCTATTCGCTGTGGAGGCGTTTTAATCACCCACAGACATGTCCTTACAGCCGCCCACTGCCTCCCCACGCCCACACTGCTTCCGTGGGTGCTGCGGGTGGTTGTCGGCGCCCACACCCACGAGGAAGGCTCAGAAATTGGCATAACTTTCATTTCAGTCCATCCAAATTTCGGAAAATCTGCAAAATATGACTCCGATTTGGCTGTTCTCTCGCTAAGTTCAGATATTTCTCTGGATTCTAATGTCAAATTCCCCTGTGTGGCCTTGTTCACGCCCCCTGTGGGATCTCAAGGGGTAGTTCTCGGCTGGGGCAGGACTAGTTACTATTCTCTACTATCCCGCGCCCTCAGACAGGCGACTATTCATGTACTATCGAGGGAAAGGTGTCAAGATTATGGCAAGAATTTCACTAATACAATGTTGTGTGCTGGGGAAACAGAGAGGGATGCCTGCCTTGGGGACTCCGGAGGCCCTTTGGTGGTGGACGCTggtggggtgtgggtggtggtgggtgtggtgtccTATGGGCGTGGGTGTGGCAATGCTAAGTTTCCTGGGGCGTACACAAATGTTAGTCTGTTCAAAAGATGGATAGAATCTGTGTTGTTTTGA
- the LOC123502848 gene encoding solute carrier organic anion transporter family member 2A1-like, producing the protein MCGNLDILTGHRVLWACVGVDLLVGCGVGALSYPHTPHHHHHHHHPYTTTTTTAAIIVGVGMGGVWVARCRPRARTLALLLAGVVGVAAAAHAPLAVLTCGGEGGLPGVLSMDGSTLALHRPCSEECQCSSEVSYDPVCVKDGPLELSYYSPCHAGCPPPPAQGHPLENCTCGGRAASVTPGLCHPCATHLLHTCLSCLAASLTPLVSIITLLLAVRCVNKGEKTIALGLKVTLWSMGRLLGPLLVGGLVGGACLVPGRACGGRGGRGWWAEGVSSWECYLYDPTVLGYILHGTSATSLTLAAILSLFLAREAAHIDLFGEPHPSPTIPTPDPFARALTAPESEEV; encoded by the exons atgtgtg gaAACTTGGACATTCTGACAGGGCACCGCGTTCtatgggcgtgtgtgggcgtggacCTGCTGGTAGGGTGTGGTGTGGGCGCCCTCTCCTACCCACAcacgccccaccaccaccaccaccaccaccacccttacaccaccaccaccaccaccgccgccattaTCGTGGGCGTGGGAATGGGCGGGGTGTGGGTGGCCAGGTGCCGCCCGCGCGCACGCACCCTCGCCCTCCTTCTAGCAGGGGTCGTGGGCGTAGCAGCGGCCGCCCACGCCCCTCTCGCCGTGCTTacgtgtgggggggagggaggccTGCCTGGGGTGCTCTCCATGGACGGCAG cacccTGGCACTGCATCGTCCCTGTAGCGAGGAGTGCCAGTGTTCGAGCGAGGTATCCTACGatcctgtgtgtgtgaaggatggcCCTCTAGAGCTGTCCTACTACTCCCCCTGTCACGCCGGCTGCCCCCCGCCCCCCGCCCAAGGACACCCCCTCGAGAACTGCAC CTGTGGTGGTAGGGCTGCCAGCGTCACCCCGGGCCTGTGTCACCCCTGCGCCACCCACCTCCTGCATACCTGTCTGTCCTGCCTCGCTGCCTCGCTCACCCCGCTCGTCTCCATTATCACACTCCTTCTggctgtcag gtGTGTCAATAAGGGTGAGAAGACCATTGCTTTGGGTCTAAAAGTCACCCTGTGGTCTATGGGGCGCCTCCTGGGACCCCTGCTGGTGGGGGGCCTGGTGGGGGGCGCCTGTCTGGTCCCCGGGAGGGCGTGTGGGGGGCGTGGCGGGCGTGGGTGGTGGGCGGAGGGCGTGTCGTCGTGGGAGTGCTACCTGTATGACCCGACTGTATtggg ATACATCCTGCACGGAACCAGCGCCACATCCCTCACTTTGGCAGCCATTCTCTCCCTGTTCCTGGCCCGTGAAGCCGCGCACATAGACCTCTTCGGGGAACCACACCCTTCCCCTACCATCCCCACCCCTGACCCCTTCGCCCGCGCCCTGACAGCTCCAGAATCCGAAGAAGTATAA
- the LOC123501474 gene encoding solute carrier organic anion transporter family member 74D-like translates to MEGPYPPSQVTLVGSSVGEVSQESQERSKVICAKGRSRVRLAALVFLLQQLVWEAAHTHLTRPQTHAHLSAALHLPRPHLHLLAILSHAGPLLTGLVVGVACARGHRARWAAAGQGLAALAALMTAATALTATPITHASKYCNVNRLLALATDPDKRDLATQNPASTPCLVPNTIVLVVWLVASFITGVGVSMGYTLGFPYLDDGVRRDEAPLYLAVLVSAGAFGKVIGERMATDFAGAWWAGQLVWAACWLTLTALTLTLPRHLSPDTKIRQSGPSKILTPGLSTTGPPPGAPLEEEEEEEEEEEEEEEETVEERELGYLFGIKK, encoded by the exons ATGGAGGGCCCCTACCCCCCCTCCCAGGTCACACTGGTGGGGTCATCTGTGGGTGAGGTCAGCCAGGAGTCACAGGAGAGGTCAAAGGTCATCTGCGctaagggaag gtccCGCGTCAGACTGGCCGCCCTAGTATTCCTCCTGCAACAGTTAGTGTGGGAGGCCGCCCACACACACTTGACCCGCCCACAGACACACGCCCACCTCTCAGCAGCCCTTCACCTGCCGCGcccacacctccacctgctGGCCATCCTCTCCCAtgccg GCCCCCTCCTGACTGGGCTAGTAGTGGGCGTGGCGTGCGCGCGCGGGCATAGGGCGAGGTGGGCGGCGGCGGGGCAGGGGTTGGCCGCCCTCGCCGCCCTCATGACAGCTGCCACCGCCCTCACAGCCACGCCCATCACtcacg cctccaaGTATTGCAATGTTAACAGACTTCTGGCCTTAGCAACGGACCCCGATAAGAGGGACCTAGCAACGCAGAACCCCGCTAGTACACCCTGCCTAGTTCCTAACACAATAGTACTGGTAGTCTGGCTGGTGGCTTCCTTCATAACTG GTGTGGGCGTGTCGATGGGGTACACGCTCGGTTTTCCTTACCTGGACGACGGAGTGAGAAGGGACGAGGCGCCGCTGTATCTAG ctgttcTTGTGTCTGCCGGCGCGTTTGGAAAGGTGATTGGAGAGAGGATGGCCACTGACtttgcag gGGCGTGGTGGGCGGGACAGCTGGTGTGGGCGGCCTGCTGGCTCACTCTCACCGCCCTCACTCTTACTCttcccag ACACCTGAGTCCGGACACCAAGATTAGGCAAAGTGGACCCAGCAAGATCCTCACCCCGGGACTGTCCACCACCGGGCCTCCCCCTGGGGCgcccctggaggaggaggaggaagaggaggaggaagaggaggaggaggaggaggagacagtggaggagagagaattggGGTATTTATTTGGaattaagaaataa